A genomic segment from Nicotiana tabacum cultivar K326 chromosome 9, ASM71507v2, whole genome shotgun sequence encodes:
- the LOC107821071 gene encoding receptor-like serine/threonine-protein kinase ALE2 gives MTDVQMRDEEEKSGGFEVIRKKLEEWDILPYQYQIFNKDESPNWRHPLFTDRTANEMLACFYELCNYYQSFKFSLEPMIVDEVKLCSYSELQDIIDFKAESLIQKNLSGRLFRGTIGDGSEKRPAIVKTWDFLLPWGDEPEHPQRLHKFCDEIELFTDERANTHPNLLKLYRYCYEMRLAAVYDEKFTRVLSDVLLADDFGWDDRIKVATQLADLLAWLHEKRVVVGYCFMHYDR, from the exons ATGACAGACGTTCAGATGAgagacgaggaggagaagagtgGAGGGTTTGAGGTGATCCGAAAGAAGTTGGAGGAATGGGACATTTTGCCCTACCAGTACCAAATTTTCAACAAGGACGAGTCTCCCAATTGGCGCCACCCTTTGTTCACCGATCGTACCGCTAACGAAATGCTAGCCTGTTTCTATGAGCTATGCAACTATTACCAAAG CTTCAAGTTCTCACTTGAGCCCATGATAGTTGATGAGGTGAAGCTTTGCAGCTACTCTGAGTTGCAAGACATTATTGATTTCAAGGCTGAGAGCTTGATTCAGAAGAATCTTTCAGGAAGATTGTTTCGTGGCACCATTGGTGATGGATCTGAAAAACGACCGGCGATTGTTAAGACATGGGATTTTCTCCTTCCTTGGGGGGATGAGCCTGAGCATCCCCAACGCCTACATAAATTTTGT GACGAGATCGAGTTATTCACAGATGAAAGAGCAAATACGCATCCAAATTTGTTGAAGTTGTATAGGTACTGTTATGAGATGAGGCTTGCAGCTGTCTATGATGAAAAATTCACGAGAGTCTTGTCTGATGTGCTTCTGGCTG ATGACTTTGGGTGGGATGACCGGATAAAAGTGGCAACTCAACTTGCCGATCTCTTGGCATGGTTGCATGAAAAGAGAGTTGTTGTTGGGTATTGCTTCATGCATTATGATAGATGA